A genomic segment from Malus domestica chromosome 05, GDT2T_hap1 encodes:
- the LOC103416533 gene encoding CCG-binding protein 1-like, whose product MIKSVMLRSCPSSSPLHREAYPTTRLSPSSSTATTPKFASTVCCSSRNPSYIPKLEPFSRSKFDRGIKDPPLIEKCENELSEYCSTLQGDESYGCWRAYFELKDLEKETPKEDVEKLILQAGGVKTLVGCLHGIAAIQKDKKYGFNSSKPSVVGKEAERLCPIPDGLPKSAEEMEEEERGRMPDSPFTRLLRIKGTHPAWYSPSPDHETD is encoded by the exons ATGATAAAGTCAGTCATGCTTCGCTCTTGTCCGTCGTCTTCTCCTCTACACCGAGAAGCTTATCCCACTACACGACTGTCTCCGTCGTCGTCAACGGCAACAACGCCCAAGTTCGCGTCCACTGTCTGTTGCTCGTCGAGAAATCCCTCTTACATTCCGAAGCTCGAGCCTTTTAGCCGGTCAAAGTTTGACCGCGGCATTAAAGACCCGCCCCTGATTGAAAAGTGCGAGAACGAGCTTTCTG AGTACTGTTCGACGCTCCAAGGAGACGAGTCCTATGGCTGCTGGAGAGCCTATTTCGAGCTCAAGGATCTCGAG AAGGAGACGCCAAAAGAGGATGTGGAGAAGCTGATTCTCCAAGCAGGAGGTGTGAAGACGTTGGTGGGATGCCTACACGGGATTGCAGCAATCCAGAAAGACAAGAAGTACGGATTTAACTCGTCAAAGCCGTCGGTTGTGGGAAAAGAAGCGGAGAGACTCTGTCCCATACCGGATGGGTTGCCGAAATCGGCTGAGGagatggaggaagaagaaagaggaagaatgcCGGATTCACCCTTCACTAGGCTCCTTAGAATCAAGGGTACGCACCCTGCATGGTACTCCCCCTCCCCTGACCATGAAACTGATTGA